From one Pempheris klunzingeri isolate RE-2024b chromosome 9, fPemKlu1.hap1, whole genome shotgun sequence genomic stretch:
- the zc4h2 gene encoding zinc finger C4H2 domain-containing protein — protein MADEQEIMCKLENILEIRNKTVQMQKIKSRLKIEFEALESEEKHLKEYKQEMDLLLQEKMAHVEELRLIHADINVMESTIKQSENDLNKLLETTRRLHDEYKPLKEHVDALRMTLGLHRLPNLNEEEEKLSLDYFEKQKAEWQKEPHEPAIPESLAAAAAAAQQLQVSRKQDARQTATFRQQPPPMKACLSCHQQIHRNAPICPLCKAKSRSRNPKKPKRKPDE, from the exons ATGGCGGACGAACAAGAAATAATGTGCAAATTAGAAAACATCCTGGAGATACG GAACAAGACTGTCCAGATGCAGAAGATCAAGTCTCGTCTTAAGATTGAGTTTGAGGCTCTGGAGTCTGAGGAGAAGCATCTGAAAGAATACAAACAAGAGATGGATCTGCTTCTACAAGAGAAAATGGCACATGTGGAGGAGTTGCGGCTCATCCATGCCGATATCAATGTG ATGGAGAGCACCATCAAGCAGTCAGAGAACGACCTGAACAAGCTGCTAGAAACAACCCGTCGTCTGCATGATGAGTACAAACCTCTGAAGGAGCATGTTGATGCCCTCAGGATGACTTTAGGTCTACACAGACTCCCAAACCTGaacgaagaagaagagaagctaTCCCTGGA TTACTTTGAGAAGCAGAAAGCAGAGTGGCAGAAGGAGCCGCATGAGCCCGCCATCCCAGAATCCCTTGCtgccgctgcagcagcagcacagcagcttcAGGTGTCCAGGAAGCAAGATGCACGCCAGACGGCCACCTTCAGACAGCAACCCCCACCTATGAAG gcCTGCCTGTCCTGCCACCAGCAGATTCATCGTAATGCTCCCATCTGCCCACTGTGCAAGGCCAAGAGCCGTTCCCGCAACCCAAAGAAGCCCAAGAGAAAGCCAGATGAGTAA
- the LOC139206880 gene encoding ankyrin repeat and SOCS box protein 12-like gives MVLGQAVNMSLMDISKIFSLLQPKEEDEDNEQCQALNNAVSGDDAGLLSELLSQETYRRSINARSGWGVPVTPLRTAASLGHLRCLELLLEHGAEIDSLDVKAQTPLFTAVSGKHLDCVVALLKAGADPNGSPHNNCSPVLTAAREGDLDVLRELLRFGAEVDVRPKVPEWASNATACRGSLYISAIYGHLDCFKLLLLHGANPNYNCTDEKMLARIKQPKTVLEVCLRYGCGVEYIQLLIDFGADVYLPTLIIDKTTKQNEALVLLLKERVCPKTLMSQARLAIRRYIPFTSKEPAIDRLDIPLILRNYLKHDTTELI, from the exons ATGGTTCTGGGCCAAGCTGTCAACATGAGTTTGATGGACATCTCTAAGATCTTCTCCCTGCTGCAGCcaaaggaggaggatgaggacaaCGAGCAGTGTCAGGCCCTGAACAACGCCGTGAGCGGAGACGACGCGGGTCTGCTCTCCGAGCTCCTGTCTCAGGAGACTTACAGGAGGTCTATCAATGCTCGGAGCGGGTGGGGGGTCCCAGTAACCCCCTTACGCACCGCTGCTTCTCTGGGACACCTGAGGTGCTTGGAGCTGTTGTTGGAGCACGGTGCAGAG ATTGACAGCCTGGACGTGAAGGCCCAGACGCCTCTGTTCACAGCTGTCAGTGGGAAACATCTGGACTGTGTGGTCGCCCTGCTGAAGGCCGGAGCCGACCCCAACGGCAGCCCGCACAACAACTGCTCCCCGGTGCTGACCGCTGCCCGGGAGGGCGACCTGGACGTGCTCCGAGAGCTCCTGCGCTTCGGAGCTGAGGTGGACGTCAGACCCAAAGTGCCCGAGTGGGCCTCTAATGCCACAGCCTGCAGAGGGTCCCTTTATATCTCAGCCATTTATGGACACCTGGACTGCTTTaaactgctcctcctccacggGGCCAACCCCAACTACAACTGCACTGATGAGAAGATGCTGGCCAGGATAAAGCAGCCAAAGACAGTCTTGGAGGTGTGTCTCCGTTACGGCTGCGGAGTGGAGTACATCCAGCTCCTCATAGACTTTGGGGCAGACGTGTATCTGCCCACGCTGATCATTGACAAGACGACCAAGCAGAATGAAGCTCTGGTCCTGCTGCTCAAAGAGAGAG TTTGTCCCAAAACACTGATGTCGCAGGCTCGGCTTGCAATCCGAAGGTACATCCCCTTCACGAGTAAGGAGCCCGCCATTGACCGTTTGGACATTCCTCTGATCCTGAGGAACTACCTGAAGCACGACACCACAGAGCTCATATGA
- the LOC139206879 gene encoding moesin-like, with protein MSTSPPTSCDWMLLVEQKNINVRVTTMDAELEFAILPSTTGKQLFDQIVKTIGLRETWFFGLQYQDSKGFSTWLKLNKRVTAQDVKRDNPLLIKFRAKFYPEDVADELIQEATQRLFFLQVKESILNDDIYCPPETAVLLASYAVQVKQGDYRKDYHVPGYLTREKLLPQRVLEQHKLNKNQWEERIQVWHEEHKGILREDAMVEYLKIAQDLEMYGVNYFNIKNKKGSELWLGVDALGLNIYDKKDRMTPKIGFPWSEIRNISFNDKKFLIKPIDKKAPDFVFYVPRLRINKRILALCMGNHDLYMRRRKPDTIEVQQMKAQAREEKNKRQMERALLESEKKKRENAEKETEKIARETMELMERLRQIEEQTKRAQDELEEQTRRALELEKERKIAQEEAERLDKDRRAAMEAKAALLYQSETQIKNQESLATELAELTSKISQLEDAKKKKDDEAKRWQKRAVVVEADLERTKEELKTKLMGVHIQNSVHPPMHDHDETDESSAEASAELSSLEMVRDRSEEERVTEAQKNQRLQKNLKFLSTELARAVDESKKTPNDLIHADNVKAGRDKYKTLRQIRQGNTKQRIDEFESM; from the exons atgtcaaCT TCCCCACCAACCTCTTGCGATTGGATGCTCCTGGTTGAACAGAAGAAT ATAAATGTACGAGTTACGACCATGGATGCTGAGCTGGAGTTTGCCATCCTGCCCAGCACAACTGGCAAACAGCTTTTTGACCAG ATAGTGAAGACTATCGGGCTGAGGGAAACCTGGTTCTTTGGCCTCCAGTATCAGGACAGCAAAGGCTTCTCCACCTGGCTCAAGCTGAACAAGAGG GTGACAGCTCAAGATGTGAAGAGGGACAACCCTTTGTTGATTAAGTTCAGGGCCAAGTTTTACCCAGAGGATGTCGCTGATGAACTGATCCAGGAAGCAACACAGCGGCTGTTCTTTTTGCAG gTTAAAGAGAGCATCCTAAACGATGACATATACTGCCCACCTGAGACCGCGGTGCTCTTGGCCTCGTATGCAGTTCAGGTCAAACAAGGAGACTACAGGAAAGACTATCACGTACCAGGATACCTCAcgagagagaagctgctgccaCAGAG GGTTTTGGAGCAGCACAAGCTGAATAAGAATCAGTGGGAGGAAAGAATCCAGGTGTGGCATGAAGAGCACAAGGGAATACTGAG AGAGGATGCCATGGTGGAGTACCTGAAGATAGcccaggatctggagatgtaCGGGGTCAACTACTTTAACATCAAGAACAAGAAAGGATCCGAGCTGTGGCTGGGAGTCGACGCGCTGGGGCTCAACATCTATGACAAAAAGGACAG gatgACCCCGAAGATTGGCTTCCCCTGGAGTGAGATCAGAAACATTTCCTTCAATGACAAGAAGTTTCTCATCAAACCAATTGACAAGAAAGCTCCG gACTTTGTTTTCTACGTGCCTCGTCTTCGCATCAACAAACGTATCCTGGCCTTGTGTATGGGGAACCATGACCTGTACATGCGCAGACGTAAACCTGACACCATCGAGGTGCAGCAGATGAAGGCCCAGGCcagggaggagaagaacaagAGGCAGATGGAGAG GGCTTTGCTcgagagtgagaaaaaaaagcgAGAAAACGCCGAAAAGGAAACAGAGAAGATTGCTCGTGAGACCatggagctgatggagagaTTGAGACAGATTGAAGAACAGACAAAGAGAGCTCAAGATG agctggaggagcagactCGCAGGGCTCTTGAgttggagaaggagaggaaaattGCTCAGGAGGAGGCTGAGCGGCTGGACAAGGACCGCAGAGCTGCAATGGAAGCAAAAGCAGCCCTGCTATACCAATCTGAAACCCAGATCAAGAACCAGGAAAGCCTG gCCACTGAGCTGGCAGAGCTTACCTCTAAGATCTCCCAGCTGGAAGACGCCAAGAAGAAAAAGGACGACGAGGCAAAGAGATGGCAGAAAAGG GCGGTCGTAGTAGAAGCTGATTTGGAGCGAAccaaagaggagctgaagacTAAACTCATGGGTGTCCACATCCAGAATTCAGTCCACCCTCCTATGCACGACCACGACGAGACGGACGAGAGCAGCGCAGAGGCGAGCGCTGAGCTGTCTTCTCTAGAGATGGTCCGAGATCGCAGTGAGGAGGAAAGAGTAACAGAGGCCCAGAAGAACCAGAGGCTGCAGAAAAACCTCAAG TTCCTGAGCACCGAGCTGGCCAGAGCTGTAGACGAGAGCAAAAAGACCCCCAATGACCTGATCCACGCTGACAATGTGAAGGCAGGCCGCGACAAATACAAGACCCTACGTCAGATTCGTCAGGGCAACACCAAACAGCGCATTGATGAATTTGAGTCCATGTGA